The Thiovulum sp. ES genome includes a region encoding these proteins:
- a CDS encoding glutathionylspermidine synthase (PFAM: Glutathionylspermidine synthase), with product MIRVEKSKPIEKRVLEEIGFDWHTDTDGTSYVADEVVLVSEREAEEYYEATNEIYEMFVKAGEYVIENNLFHELGIPFNLVDLIKESWESDPHWHLYGRFDLAGGVDGKPIKLIEFNADTPTGLFETSVIQWAILKQNNFPDHQFNAVYDLIVKNFKRLVTLQDSVDEFDYNYGGWKILFSSYEGNIEEEKTVRLLQQMANDAGFITDFEYLQNVGFAEDGIFNSKGERFEYWFKLYPWEDIAFEEGDLVSLLEKIVKDHRAIVLNPAYTLLFQSKGILKILWELFPDSPYLLETSSEPLRGKKCIEKKVFGREGANVKIYDELGDLRFETGGEYGNYKSIFQEFIEFPKDENGAKYQAGVFFAYEACGLAYRRGGDVLDNMSKFVGHIVN from the coding sequence TTGATAAGAGTAGAGAAATCTAAACCGATTGAAAAAAGAGTTTTAGAAGAGATTGGATTTGATTGGCACACAGACACTGACGGAACTTCATATGTTGCCGATGAGGTTGTTCTTGTTTCAGAACGAGAAGCTGAAGAGTATTACGAAGCGACAAATGAAATTTATGAGATGTTTGTAAAAGCTGGTGAGTATGTTATTGAAAACAATCTTTTTCACGAATTGGGAATTCCTTTCAATTTGGTAGATTTAATAAAAGAGTCTTGGGAGAGCGACCCGCATTGGCATTTATATGGACGATTTGATTTGGCAGGTGGAGTTGATGGAAAACCGATCAAACTTATCGAGTTTAATGCCGATACTCCGACTGGACTTTTTGAGACTTCCGTAATTCAGTGGGCAATCTTAAAGCAGAATAATTTTCCAGATCATCAATTCAATGCGGTTTACGACCTCATCGTGAAAAATTTTAAGAGACTTGTAACTCTTCAAGATAGTGTTGATGAATTTGATTACAACTATGGCGGTTGGAAAATTCTCTTCTCAAGTTATGAGGGAAATATTGAAGAGGAAAAAACTGTTCGACTTCTTCAGCAAATGGCAAATGATGCAGGGTTTATAACAGATTTTGAATATTTGCAAAATGTAGGTTTTGCAGAAGATGGAATTTTTAACTCAAAAGGTGAGAGGTTTGAGTATTGGTTTAAACTTTATCCGTGGGAAGATATTGCATTTGAAGAGGGCGATTTAGTTTCACTTCTTGAAAAAATAGTAAAAGACCACCGTGCAATTGTTTTAAATCCTGCCTACACTCTTCTTTTTCAGAGTAAAGGAATTTTAAAAATTCTTTGGGAACTCTTTCCAGATTCTCCATATCTTCTTGAAACCTCTTCAGAACCACTTCGTGGAAAAAAATGTATTGAGAAAAAAGTCTTTGGTCGTGAGGGTGCAAATGTCAAAATCTATGACGAACTTGGTGATTTGAGATTTGAAACAGGCGGTGAATATGGAAATTACAAATCTATTTTTCAGGAGTTTATTGAATTTCCAAAAGATGAAAATGGAGCAAAATATCAAGCAGGAGTTTTCTTTGCTTATGAAGCTTGTGGTTTAGCTTATCGTCGTGGTGGTGATGTTCTTGACAATATGAGCAAATTCGTAGGACACATTGTAAATTAA
- a CDS encoding molecular chaperone (small heat shock protein) (PFAM: Hsp20/alpha crystallin family) codes for MKKFISFLIATNLSAFAGGMGELAIVESYFNSFANKVLNDSDFDIKIANFPAINIYERNDSYLIEIEVSGISKDEIEIELVENSILKISGEKKSRENEKLISAEGFFGEFEKSFSLPTNVKTSSIAVEYKNGILFISIEKSKESNSRVIPIN; via the coding sequence ATGAAAAAATTTATCTCTTTTCTTATTGCTACAAATTTGAGTGCTTTTGCTGGTGGAATGGGAGAATTAGCAATTGTTGAATCATATTTTAATTCTTTTGCAAACAAGGTTTTGAATGATAGTGATTTTGACATCAAAATTGCAAACTTTCCCGCAATCAATATTTACGAGCGAAACGATAGTTATTTGATAGAAATAGAGGTTTCTGGCATTTCAAAAGATGAAATTGAGATTGAGCTTGTTGAAAACAGTATTTTAAAAATTTCTGGTGAAAAAAAGAGTCGTGAAAATGAAAAGCTTATTTCGGCAGAAGGATTTTTTGGAGAGTTTGAAAAAAGTTTCTCTTTGCCAACTAATGTAAAGACCTCATCAATTGCTGTCGAATATAAAAACGGGATTTTATTTATTTCGATTGAGAAAAGCAAAGAGTCAAATAGTCGGGTAATTCCAATAAATTAA
- a CDS encoding pseudouridylate synthase I (PFAM: tRNA pseudouridine synthase~TIGRFAM: pseudouridylate synthase I) produces MSGRTDKNVHAIGQVFHKDISKVWSNRLDELQKILNRKIPNSIKIQNLAETSSKFHARFSAKKRTYRYIFSGESSNPFSEKFISSIDLKNFDLQKAKIGIELFKGIHDFKNFSKEGSEPKSTIREIYETRAYQYRSFYVFKFSGNSFLRSQVRFMVATIIKFAKNELSENDIFQMLERNRKICFKPAPANGLYLWKIQY; encoded by the coding sequence ATGAGCGGTCGAACAGATAAAAATGTTCATGCAATCGGTCAAGTTTTTCACAAAGACATCTCCAAAGTTTGGTCAAATCGACTAGACGAACTTCAAAAAATTCTCAATAGAAAAATTCCAAACTCCATCAAAATTCAAAATTTAGCAGAGACCTCATCAAAATTTCATGCTCGTTTTAGTGCAAAAAAACGGACTTACAGATATATCTTTTCTGGTGAAAGTTCAAATCCATTTTCTGAAAAATTTATATCATCTATTGATTTAAAAAACTTTGATTTGCAAAAAGCCAAAATTGGAATAGAGCTTTTTAAAGGAATACATGATTTTAAAAATTTCTCAAAAGAGGGTTCAGAACCAAAAAGCACAATTCGAGAAATATATGAAACAAGAGCTTATCAATATAGAAGTTTTTATGTTTTTAAATTTTCTGGAAACTCATTTTTACGGAGTCAAGTCCGCTTTATGGTCGCAACAATTATAAAATTTGCAAAAAATGAGTTGAGTGAAAATGATATTTTCCAAATGCTGGAGAGAAACAGAAAAATATGTTTTAAACCTGCCCCAGCAAATGGATTATATTTGTGGAAAATTCAATATTAA
- a CDS encoding ribosomal protein L17 (PFAM: Ribosomal protein L17~TIGRFAM: ribosomal protein L17) codes for MRHKHGYRKLNRTSSHRKALLKNLAIAIINEERIETTLPKAKTLRSYVEKLVTKARVGDFNAHRAIFQYLQDKEATKKLLNEIAPKFVGVNGGYTRVIKTRLRRGDASQMAFIEFVK; via the coding sequence ATGAGACATAAGCACGGTTATAGAAAACTAAATAGAACAAGCTCTCACAGAAAAGCCCTCTTAAAAAACCTTGCTATTGCAATTATCAATGAAGAGAGAATTGAAACAACTCTTCCAAAAGCAAAAACTTTAAGAAGCTATGTTGAAAAACTTGTAACAAAAGCTAGAGTTGGAGATTTTAATGCTCACAGAGCTATTTTCCAATATTTACAAGATAAAGAAGCAACAAAAAAACTTTTAAACGAAATTGCACCTAAATTTGTTGGTGTTAATGGTGGTTATACAAGAGTTATCAAGACTCGACTTCGACGAGGTGATGCTTCTCAAATGGCTTTCATCGAGTTCGTAAAATAA
- a CDS encoding DNA-directed RNA polymerase, alpha subunit (PFAM: RNA polymerase Rpb3/Rpb11 dimerisation domain; RNA polymerase Rpb3/RpoA insert domain; Bacterial RNA polymerase, alpha chain C terminal domain~TIGRFAM: DNA-directed RNA polymerase, alpha subunit, bacterial and chloroplast-type) — protein MRRIKTTPLIPDRFEIEEINEREILLKVSPFEIGYAISVAHPLKRLLMSSSVGFAPVAIRVENASHEFDNISGMLEDISELLINLKSIRFKLKNGLEKTEVSYSFKGPKEIYGSDLETDDVEIVSPENFLATLNDDGELNFDLIIYKGTGYVPSEDIRETVLEERENFIPLDAYFTPVKKANYRIDNVLVDENPNYEMIVFDIESDGQIPPRVLVGETLKVLEGQLSILQHVFGDKNLIEPAPKKGKKLPKKDTKAEKKKTPTKLSKSEEAIVEKLTLEIKDLGLQPRFANTLNASGHRFVGDVAFLEDKELEEIKNFGATSIKALKDALNKAELDREVIHGLSRDAREQYRKKADKLLLDEKGIE, from the coding sequence ATGAGAAGAATTAAGACCACTCCGTTGATTCCAGATAGATTTGAAATTGAAGAGATAAATGAACGAGAAATCCTATTAAAAGTTTCTCCTTTTGAAATTGGTTATGCTATTTCCGTAGCTCACCCACTTAAAAGACTCCTTATGAGTAGCTCTGTTGGCTTTGCTCCAGTTGCTATTAGGGTTGAAAATGCTTCGCATGAATTCGATAACATCTCTGGAATGTTAGAAGATATTTCTGAGCTTCTTATTAATTTAAAGTCTATTCGATTTAAATTGAAGAACGGTCTTGAAAAAACTGAGGTTTCCTACTCATTTAAAGGTCCAAAAGAGATTTACGGCTCTGATCTCGAAACTGATGATGTTGAAATTGTTTCGCCTGAAAATTTTCTTGCAACTTTAAATGATGATGGTGAATTGAATTTTGACCTTATCATTTATAAGGGAACTGGTTATGTTCCAAGTGAAGATATTAGAGAAACTGTTTTAGAAGAGAGAGAAAATTTCATTCCACTCGATGCTTATTTTACTCCTGTTAAAAAAGCGAATTACAGAATCGATAATGTTCTGGTTGATGAAAATCCAAACTATGAAATGATCGTTTTTGACATCGAGAGTGATGGACAAATTCCTCCAAGAGTTCTTGTGGGCGAAACTTTAAAAGTTCTTGAGGGACAACTCTCTATTCTTCAACATGTTTTTGGCGATAAAAACCTCATCGAACCTGCTCCTAAAAAAGGGAAAAAGTTACCTAAAAAAGATACAAAAGCAGAGAAAAAGAAGACTCCTACAAAGCTTTCAAAAAGTGAAGAGGCAATTGTTGAAAAACTAACTCTTGAAATCAAAGATTTAGGTCTTCAGCCAAGATTTGCAAATACACTTAATGCTTCTGGACATCGATTTGTTGGTGATGTTGCTTTCCTTGAAGATAAAGAGCTTGAAGAGATCAAAAATTTCGGTGCTACATCAATTAAAGCACTGAAAGATGCATTAAATAAGGCTGAACTTGACCGAGAAGTGATTCACGGACTTTCAAGAGATGCACGGGAACAATATAGAAAAAAAGCTGACAAGCTACTATTAGATGAGAAAGGTATTGAATGA
- a CDS encoding ribosomal protein S4, bacterial/organelle type (PFAM: Ribosomal protein S4/S9 N-terminal domain; S4 domain~TIGRFAM: ribosomal protein S4, bacterial/organelle type), which translates to MARYRGPVEKIERRFGVSLGLKGERRLAGKSALEKRPYAPGQHGQKRGKVSEYGLQLNEKQKAKFMYGLSEKQFRRLFQEANRRDGNTGENLISLLERRLDNVVYRMGFASTRASARQFVTHGHILVDGKKVDIPSFRVKVGQKVEVKEASKKNVQVTRALELTNQTGLVDWVDVDKDKAFGIFTRIPERSEVSIPVEERLIVELYSK; encoded by the coding sequence ATGGCAAGATATAGAGGACCCGTTGAAAAAATTGAAAGAAGATTTGGTGTTAGCCTTGGTTTAAAAGGCGAGAGAAGACTTGCAGGAAAATCTGCTCTTGAAAAAAGACCTTATGCTCCTGGACAACATGGACAAAAACGAGGAAAAGTTTCTGAGTATGGCCTCCAACTAAATGAAAAGCAAAAAGCTAAGTTTATGTATGGTCTTTCTGAGAAACAGTTCCGAAGACTTTTCCAAGAAGCTAACCGAAGAGATGGAAACACAGGGGAAAACCTTATTTCTCTTCTTGAAAGAAGATTAGATAATGTTGTTTATCGAATGGGTTTTGCTTCAACTAGAGCTAGTGCAAGACAATTTGTTACACACGGACACATTCTTGTTGATGGAAAAAAAGTTGATATTCCATCTTTCAGAGTTAAAGTTGGACAAAAAGTTGAAGTTAAAGAAGCTTCTAAGAAAAATGTTCAAGTTACTCGAGCTCTTGAATTGACAAATCAGACTGGGCTTGTTGATTGGGTTGATGTTGATAAAGATAAAGCATTTGGTATCTTTACACGAATTCCAGAAAGAAGTGAAGTTTCGATTCCAGTTGAAGAACGACTAATCGTCGAGTTGTATTCTAAGTAG
- a CDS encoding 30S ribosomal protein S11 (PFAM: Ribosomal protein S11~TIGRFAM: 30S ribosomal protein S11) produces MAKTKRKVTKKKVKKSIGKGIVHITATFNNTTVAVTDDMGNMVAWSSAGALKFKGSKKSTPFAAQQAVDDAMTKAKEHGLREVGIKVQGPGSGRETAVKSVGATEGVRVSYIKDVTPLPHNGCRPPKRRRV; encoded by the coding sequence ATGGCAAAAACTAAAAGAAAAGTTACCAAGAAAAAAGTAAAAAAGAGTATTGGTAAAGGGATTGTTCATATAACTGCTACTTTCAACAATACAACTGTTGCTGTAACAGATGATATGGGAAATATGGTTGCTTGGAGTAGTGCTGGTGCTTTGAAATTCAAAGGTAGCAAAAAATCTACTCCTTTTGCAGCACAACAAGCTGTTGATGATGCAATGACAAAAGCTAAAGAGCATGGTCTTAGAGAAGTTGGAATTAAAGTTCAAGGTCCAGGAAGTGGTCGTGAGACAGCTGTTAAATCTGTTGGTGCAACCGAAGGTGTTCGAGTCTCTTATATTAAAGATGTAACTCCGTTACCACATAACGGTTGCCGACCTCCAAAAAGAAGAAGAGTATAA
- a CDS encoding 30S ribosomal protein S13 (PFAM: Ribosomal protein S13/S18~TIGRFAM: 30S ribosomal protein S13), translating into MARIAGVDLPKKKRVEYSLTYIYGIGIHTSRIVLKEAGVDGNKRVYELNDDEIASISQTLRGANYLIEGDLRKKVDLDIKALMDLGSYRGLRHRKGLPVRGQKTKTNARTRKGRKKTVGAAAK; encoded by the coding sequence TTGGCAAGGATTGCAGGGGTAGATTTACCTAAAAAGAAAAGAGTAGAGTATAGTTTAACTTATATCTACGGAATCGGTATTCACACTTCACGAATCGTTTTAAAAGAGGCTGGAGTTGATGGAAACAAGAGAGTTTATGAATTAAATGATGATGAAATTGCTTCAATTTCTCAAACTCTTCGAGGTGCAAATTATCTTATCGAGGGAGATTTAAGAAAAAAAGTTGATCTCGATATTAAAGCTCTTATGGATTTAGGTAGTTACCGAGGTCTTAGACACAGAAAAGGTCTTCCAGTTAGAGGACAAAAAACAAAAACAAATGCACGAACACGAAAAGGTCGAAAAAAGACTGTTGGTGCAGCAGCAAAGTAG
- a CDS encoding ribosomal protein L36, bacterial type (PFAM: Ribosomal protein L36~TIGRFAM: ribosomal protein L36, bacterial type) has protein sequence MKVRASVKPMCDKCRVIKRKGSVRVICENPKHKQRQG, from the coding sequence ATGAAAGTTAGAGCTTCTGTTAAACCTATGTGTGATAAATGTAGAGTTATTAAACGAAAGGGTTCAGTTCGAGTTATTTGCGAGAACCCAAAACATAAACAGAGACAAGGATAA
- a CDS encoding 23S rRNA m2A2503 methyltransferase (PFAM: Radical SAM superfamily~TIGRFAM: 23S rRNA m2A2503 methyltransferase): MESILGLSLGEVQKLVPKKFVAKQIYNWIYHNYKSSFDEMGNISKALRKELSEKFSIHTMEIAKKEESLDGTIKYLFRLEDGRTVETVLIKMRDEVFNEDGDILQQARYTICVSTQVGCKVGCSFCSTAKGGFVRDLSTAEIVEQVLAIKREQEIEYSRKGNVVYMGMGEPLDNFTSLVNAIAILKDENGLSISPRRQTVSTSGISTKIDKLGSLDLGVHIAISLHAVDDEVRTELIPMNKAFNIQSIISAVKRFPYDNRKRVMFEYLMIRGVNDSLESAKKLIKLLEGIKAKINLIYFNPHDGSEYERPTEENMEKFADYLNRRGLLATIRASRGVEISAACGQLREKFENSKN, from the coding sequence TTGGAATCAATTTTAGGTTTATCACTCGGAGAAGTCCAAAAGCTTGTTCCGAAAAAATTTGTAGCAAAACAGATTTACAACTGGATTTATCACAACTACAAAAGTTCGTTTGATGAGATGGGAAATATTTCAAAGGCTCTCCGAAAGGAGCTTTCTGAAAAATTCTCAATTCACACAATGGAAATTGCAAAAAAAGAGGAATCGCTGGACGGAACAATTAAATATCTTTTCCGTTTAGAAGATGGTCGCACTGTTGAAACTGTTTTAATAAAAATGCGGGACGAAGTTTTTAATGAAGATGGTGATATTTTGCAACAGGCAAGATATACGATTTGTGTCTCTACTCAGGTCGGTTGTAAGGTTGGTTGCTCATTCTGTTCGACTGCAAAAGGTGGATTTGTTCGTGATTTATCGACTGCGGAAATTGTCGAACAAGTTTTAGCAATTAAGCGGGAACAGGAAATTGAATACAGCCGAAAAGGAAATGTTGTCTATATGGGAATGGGCGAACCGCTCGATAATTTCACAAGTTTGGTAAATGCAATTGCGATTTTAAAAGATGAAAATGGTCTTTCAATTTCTCCTCGTCGTCAAACTGTTTCAACAAGTGGGATTTCCACAAAAATTGATAAATTGGGTTCTCTTGACTTGGGTGTTCATATTGCGATTTCACTTCATGCAGTCGACGATGAGGTCAGAACAGAATTGATTCCAATGAACAAAGCTTTCAATATTCAGTCAATTATTTCGGCAGTGAAAAGATTTCCATACGACAATCGAAAAAGAGTTATGTTTGAATATTTGATGATTCGTGGTGTAAATGATTCTTTGGAAAGTGCAAAAAAATTGATAAAACTTTTGGAAGGAATTAAGGCAAAAATCAATTTGATATATTTCAATCCACATGACGGTAGCGAATACGAGAGACCAACAGAGGAAAATATGGAAAAATTTGCTGATTATTTAAATCGGCGAGGGCTTCTTGCGACAATTCGTGCTTCTCGTGGTGTTGAAATTTCCGCAGCTTGTGGGCAACTTCGTGAAAAATTTGAAAATAGCAAAAATTAA
- a CDS encoding pyrroline-5-carboxylate reductase (PFAM: NADP oxidoreductase coenzyme F420-dependent~TIGRFAM: pyrroline-5-carboxylate reductase) translates to MEKIVMIGYGNMAKALISGMVGKYEILVTGRDFGKLKELEKEYDSKIKIAQFPISIEGENVILATKPHSIAEVSEQLSGEAKTFISVLAGVSVEKLSNTFKAESFVRAMPNLSALFGKSTTSLTGDKSGKYLASKIFIEVGSAIWLDSENELDIATAIAGSGPAYLALVAEAMADGGVKAGLKRSDSEKFVAGLFNGFAPLINSHKASDIKDGVMSPKGTTASGVATLEENGVRNAFIKTIESAYGRAVELR, encoded by the coding sequence ATGGAAAAAATTGTAATGATAGGCTACGGAAATATGGCAAAAGCCCTTATTTCTGGAATGGTTGGGAAATATGAAATTCTTGTTACAGGTCGTGATTTTGGAAAACTGAAAGAGCTTGAAAAAGAGTATGACTCAAAGATTAAGATTGCACAGTTTCCAATCTCAATCGAGGGCGAAAATGTCATTCTTGCTACAAAGCCACACTCAATTGCTGAAGTTTCAGAACAACTTTCAGGCGAAGCAAAAACTTTTATTTCAGTTTTAGCAGGTGTTTCGGTTGAAAAATTGAGTAATACTTTTAAAGCAGAGAGTTTTGTTCGGGCAATGCCAAATCTTTCAGCACTTTTTGGAAAAAGCACAACTTCACTAACTGGAGATAAAAGCGGTAAATATTTAGCATCAAAGATTTTTATCGAAGTTGGAAGTGCAATTTGGCTTGACAGTGAAAATGAACTTGACATCGCAACAGCAATTGCAGGAAGTGGTCCAGCATATTTAGCACTTGTTGCGGAAGCAATGGCAGATGGTGGAGTGAAAGCAGGATTAAAAAGATCAGATTCTGAAAAATTTGTGGCAGGACTTTTCAATGGATTTGCACCACTTATAAATTCTCATAAAGCTTCAGATATAAAAGATGGAGTTATGAGTCCAAAAGGAACAACTGCTTCAGGAGTTGCTACACTTGAAGAAAATGGAGTGAGAAATGCTTTTATCAAAACAATTGAATCGGCATATGGTCGAGCTGTGGAGTTAAGATAG
- a CDS encoding PAS domain S-box/diguanylate cyclase (GGDEF) domain-containing protein (PFAM: GGDEF domain; PAS fold~TIGRFAM: PAS domain S-box; diguanylate cyclase (GGDEF) domain), which yields MTKRNLRKINIYFIISLTYFIFISTLVYFFYIDEETNKKEITNQELMKSSLEFKSVLEDFEHTIISELTIKIIQENSLVDFLKSADHAKNESELKSIRQDLKENFLDIFNNLKQSGIDVLHFHLPNSKSLLRMHNPKDFGDDLSSFRKSVNMAQESRNYIYGYEVGIFNGAFRNVIPFFEKGKLIGSAEVSFSEKEIMNKLKQSSMHSDYNFILDRNTVVNVLRDTSKYVDSSIDSNYLVIQEDGQKEINSYMSQFVGNDLKKAKNFIKTIKYKNEYYLISFISVKDVSGKHIGYFVKYKKAKIIENIKDDTIVKILLSTIFVSIIYILIIQNTVSRKKERFQKNYLDAIFHTQENIIVITEGTKISDGNQPFLRFFGFSSIEEFREKHDCICEFMEKIDHREYIYKNKFGNNWIDTVRQNPEIDWKTEIIREERRHVFSIKVTYMDFDNRKRSIVSFADSTSMIEHQENLESEIEKRIGEITIQKNQLEQYKKLVDENVITSSTDTRGYITEVSKAFEKISGYSKEELIGTNHNIVRHPDVPKDVYSDMWKTIESGKVWKGEIKNLDSNGEDYWVAASVYPKFDTKDKEKIIGYTAIRQDITDQKKVEELSIRDSLTGLYNRRYFEEIFASEIEKATLNLQSFAFLIADVDNFKKYNDNYGHQNGDEVLRNVASVFENSFRCSNCYTFRLGGEEFGVILRGFSKVQLSKLVEQARQNLVNRDIEHKYNEKFGKITSSFGLAFREIMTDELSGIEIYRIADQGLYLAKSSGRNRVELLEL from the coding sequence TTGACAAAAAGAAATCTACGAAAGATCAATATATATTTCATAATATCTTTAACTTATTTTATATTTATTTCAACCCTTGTATATTTTTTCTATATTGATGAAGAAACAAATAAAAAAGAGATTACAAATCAAGAACTTATGAAAAGCTCTCTAGAATTCAAGTCAGTTCTTGAAGATTTTGAACACACAATTATTAGTGAATTAACAATAAAAATTATTCAAGAAAATAGTTTGGTAGATTTTTTAAAATCTGCAGATCATGCAAAAAATGAGAGCGAATTAAAATCTATACGACAAGATTTAAAAGAGAACTTTTTAGATATTTTTAATAATTTAAAACAGAGCGGAATTGATGTTTTGCATTTCCATTTGCCAAATTCTAAATCTCTATTGAGAATGCACAACCCAAAAGATTTTGGAGATGATTTATCAAGCTTCCGTAAATCTGTAAATATGGCACAAGAAAGTAGGAATTATATTTACGGCTATGAGGTTGGAATTTTCAACGGTGCATTTAGAAATGTGATTCCTTTTTTTGAAAAAGGAAAACTTATTGGTAGTGCTGAAGTCTCTTTTTCTGAAAAAGAGATTATGAATAAACTCAAACAGTCCTCAATGCACAGTGATTATAATTTTATTCTTGACAGAAATACTGTTGTAAATGTATTAAGAGATACATCAAAATATGTAGATAGTTCTATAGATAGTAATTACCTTGTTATACAAGAAGATGGTCAAAAAGAGATAAATTCTTATATGAGTCAATTTGTTGGGAATGATTTAAAAAAAGCAAAGAATTTTATAAAAACTATAAAATATAAGAATGAGTACTATTTAATTTCATTTATTTCAGTAAAAGATGTTTCAGGAAAACATATTGGATATTTTGTTAAATATAAAAAAGCAAAAATTATTGAAAATATTAAAGATGACACAATTGTCAAAATTCTTTTATCAACAATTTTTGTATCAATTATATATATTTTAATTATACAAAATACTGTTTCAAGAAAAAAAGAGAGATTCCAAAAAAACTACCTTGATGCAATTTTTCATACTCAAGAAAATATTATTGTTATTACAGAGGGAACAAAAATCTCAGATGGGAATCAGCCTTTTTTAAGATTTTTTGGATTTAGCTCAATAGAAGAATTTAGAGAAAAGCACGATTGTATTTGCGAATTTATGGAAAAGATAGATCATCGAGAGTATATTTATAAGAATAAATTTGGAAATAATTGGATTGATACAGTTCGTCAAAATCCTGAAATTGATTGGAAAACTGAAATTATTCGAGAAGAGAGACGACATGTTTTCTCGATTAAAGTTACATATATGGATTTTGATAATCGAAAAAGAAGCATTGTCTCCTTTGCAGACTCAACAAGCATGATCGAACATCAAGAAAATCTGGAAAGTGAGATTGAAAAAAGAATTGGTGAAATTACAATTCAGAAAAATCAACTCGAACAGTATAAGAAACTTGTTGATGAAAATGTAATCACCTCATCGACAGATACAAGAGGTTATATTACAGAAGTTTCTAAAGCATTTGAGAAGATTTCTGGATACAGCAAAGAAGAACTAATAGGAACAAATCACAATATTGTTCGACATCCAGATGTACCAAAAGATGTTTATTCAGATATGTGGAAGACGATCGAGAGTGGAAAAGTCTGGAAGGGTGAAATCAAAAACTTAGATAGTAACGGTGAAGATTACTGGGTTGCTGCAAGTGTTTATCCTAAATTTGATACAAAAGACAAAGAGAAGATTATTGGTTACACAGCAATTCGTCAAGATATTACAGATCAAAAAAAGGTTGAAGAACTCTCAATTCGAGATTCTTTAACTGGACTTTATAATCGTCGCTATTTTGAAGAGATATTTGCAAGTGAGATTGAAAAGGCAACACTAAATTTGCAAAGTTTCGCTTTTCTTATTGCTGATGTTGATAACTTCAAAAAATACAATGATAATTATGGTCATCAAAATGGCGATGAGGTTCTCCGAAATGTCGCTTCTGTTTTTGAAAACAGTTTTAGGTGTTCAAATTGTTACACTTTCCGACTTGGTGGAGAGGAATTTGGTGTAATCTTAAGAGGCTTTTCAAAAGTTCAACTCTCCAAACTTGTTGAACAAGCCCGTCAAAATCTAGTAAATAGAGACATCGAACATAAATATAATGAGAAATTTGGAAAAATTACAAGCTCTTTTGGTCTCGCTTTTAGAGAAATAATGACTGACGAACTTTCTGGAATAGAAATTTACAGAATTGCTGATCAAGGACTCTATCTTGCAAAAAGTAGCGGAAGAAATAGGGTAGAATTGCTCGAATTGTAA